From Bacillus sp. Bos-x628, the proteins below share one genomic window:
- the modA gene encoding molybdate ABC transporter substrate-binding protein — translation MKYVFLPFITICILLTGCQAVMKLSDSNKKTELVISAAASLQDALKEIESAFEDQHPNVKLTNNFGASGALKQQIAQGAKVDIFFSAAEEPFDELVQSGDIDKNQTKDAIQNELVLIVPKESPSSIKTFNDVQNLKGKIALGTPESVPAGTYAKEIFTKMNIWDQVKGKAVYGKDVRQVLSYVETGNVEAGIVYKTDALVSKKVKIVDEANEDMHSPIVYPVGIVNETEHKDEAKIFYQFLQSNTAISIFQKYGFQVR, via the coding sequence ATGAAGTATGTATTTTTACCTTTCATCACCATCTGTATACTCTTGACTGGATGCCAAGCAGTGATGAAGTTATCAGATTCAAACAAGAAGACGGAGCTTGTTATTTCAGCTGCAGCAAGCTTGCAAGATGCACTAAAAGAAATTGAATCAGCCTTTGAAGATCAACATCCGAACGTAAAATTAACCAATAATTTTGGGGCATCCGGTGCATTGAAGCAGCAAATTGCTCAAGGCGCAAAAGTCGATATCTTTTTCTCAGCTGCTGAGGAGCCATTTGATGAACTTGTACAATCAGGCGACATCGACAAGAATCAAACGAAAGATGCCATTCAAAATGAACTTGTGCTCATTGTTCCGAAAGAAAGCCCTTCTTCTATCAAAACATTTAACGATGTCCAGAACCTCAAGGGGAAAATCGCTCTTGGCACACCTGAATCTGTGCCTGCTGGTACATATGCAAAAGAAATCTTCACAAAAATGAACATATGGGATCAGGTGAAAGGAAAAGCCGTATACGGTAAGGATGTGCGTCAAGTGTTAAGCTATGTGGAAACAGGCAATGTAGAAGCAGGTATTGTCTATAAGACAGATGCCCTTGTTTCCAAAAAAGTAAAGATTGTAGATGAGGCAAATGAGGATATGCATTCTCCAATTGTCTATCCAGTTGGGATTGTGAATGAGACAGAACACAAAGATGAGGCAAAAATATTTTATCAATTTCTTCAATCAAATACAGCCATATCTATTTTTCAAAAGTACGGTTTTCAAGTTAGGTAA